One stretch of Leadbetterella byssophila DSM 17132 DNA includes these proteins:
- the metG gene encoding methionine--tRNA ligase yields the protein MRYTVTAALIYANGPIHIGHLAGCYIPADVFVRYLRSKGEDVAFISGTDEHGVPITIKAKKEGVSPQEVVDKYYKIIKDSFEDFGISFDIYSRTTSPVHHQTSQEFFRKMYDKGFFDEIETEQYFDETAQQFLADRYIVGECPVCHSPGAYGDQCEKCGSSLSPTDLIQPKSTISGSAPVMKATKNWYLPLDKMQPEIEKYVNSHTEWKTNVFGQCQSWLKQGLQPRAMTRDLDWGVKVPVEGADGKVLYVWFDAPIGYISMTKEWAEKTGKNWEDYWRDKDTKLINFIGKDNIVFHCIIFPAMCMAEGSYILADNVPANEFMNLENDKISTSRNWAVWLHEYLQEFPGKQDVLRYVLTANAPETKDNDFTWKDFQTKNNSELVGIYGNFVNRTIVLTKKYFEGKVPTPGTFEEIDTQTLEALKKLPEQIGDSVQHYRFREALAGMMEVARLGNKYLADTEPWKVKDPERVKTILFVAHQITGTLAIVSEPFLPFTSRKIMDQMSAKEWNTTGAIPTWSDAGKTDLVPAGTTINEGGLLFEKIEDAVIDAQVQKLLDTKKVNELEGKNVPELKPTIQFDDFAKLDIRIGTILEAEPIKKSKKLLKFLIDDGMEKRTILSGIAEHFSAEEMVGKQVTFIANLAPRAMMGIESQGMILMAEDKDGSLSLLQPHKKVWSGAPVS from the coding sequence ATGCGCTATACAGTAACTGCTGCTTTGATATATGCCAATGGCCCCATTCATATCGGTCATTTGGCAGGGTGTTATATCCCCGCTGATGTATTTGTACGTTATCTTCGATCAAAAGGGGAAGACGTGGCATTTATCAGCGGCACCGATGAACACGGTGTTCCCATTACCATCAAGGCAAAGAAGGAAGGAGTTTCTCCACAAGAAGTAGTAGATAAGTATTATAAGATCATCAAAGACAGTTTTGAAGATTTTGGCATCTCCTTTGACATCTATTCCAGAACCACAAGCCCTGTTCATCATCAAACATCTCAAGAGTTCTTCAGAAAGATGTATGACAAAGGCTTTTTTGATGAGATTGAAACGGAACAATACTTTGACGAAACCGCTCAGCAGTTCCTCGCAGATAGATACATAGTGGGTGAATGTCCTGTTTGTCACAGTCCAGGAGCCTACGGTGATCAATGCGAAAAATGTGGATCTTCACTATCTCCTACTGACCTAATTCAACCTAAATCTACAATCTCTGGATCTGCGCCGGTCATGAAGGCCACCAAGAACTGGTACTTGCCATTAGATAAGATGCAGCCTGAGATTGAGAAGTATGTCAATAGTCATACAGAATGGAAAACCAATGTATTTGGTCAATGCCAATCTTGGCTGAAACAAGGTCTGCAACCTAGAGCTATGACGCGCGACTTAGACTGGGGTGTAAAAGTACCTGTTGAAGGAGCTGATGGAAAAGTACTATATGTATGGTTTGATGCACCTATTGGTTATATTTCTATGACCAAAGAATGGGCGGAAAAAACAGGCAAGAACTGGGAGGATTACTGGAGAGATAAGGACACAAAGCTAATTAACTTTATAGGGAAAGATAATATCGTTTTCCACTGCATCATCTTCCCTGCCATGTGCATGGCAGAGGGCTCCTACATTTTGGCGGATAATGTACCGGCAAATGAATTCATGAACCTGGAGAACGATAAGATCTCTACATCCAGAAACTGGGCCGTATGGTTACATGAATACCTTCAGGAATTCCCAGGAAAACAAGATGTGCTACGCTATGTACTTACTGCTAATGCTCCAGAGACGAAAGACAATGATTTTACTTGGAAGGATTTCCAAACCAAGAATAACTCGGAGCTAGTGGGTATCTACGGGAACTTTGTTAATAGAACTATAGTACTCACTAAGAAGTATTTTGAAGGTAAAGTTCCTACTCCAGGCACCTTTGAGGAGATTGACACTCAAACTTTAGAAGCTTTGAAAAAACTGCCTGAACAGATAGGAGATTCCGTTCAGCATTATAGATTTAGAGAAGCACTAGCAGGCATGATGGAAGTGGCTAGACTGGGCAACAAATACCTTGCTGATACCGAACCTTGGAAGGTAAAAGACCCTGAACGAGTGAAAACTATCCTGTTTGTGGCACATCAAATCACCGGAACCTTAGCTATAGTCTCTGAGCCATTCCTGCCCTTCACCTCTAGGAAGATCATGGATCAAATGAGTGCGAAAGAGTGGAATACTACAGGTGCAATACCCACATGGTCTGATGCAGGGAAGACAGATTTGGTTCCTGCAGGAACTACCATAAATGAAGGAGGACTCCTATTTGAAAAAATTGAAGATGCAGTAATTGATGCTCAAGTACAAAAATTATTAGATACTAAGAAGGTGAACGAATTAGAAGGAAAGAATGTACCGGAATTGAAACCTACGATTCAATTCGACGATTTTGCTAAATTAGACATTCGTATAGGAACTATTTTAGAAGCAGAACCTATAAAGAAGAGCAAGAAGCTCCTAAAATTCCTCATCGATGATGGTATGGAGAAAAGAACCATATTAAGCGGAATAGCAGAGCACTTCTCTGCAGAAGAGATGGTAGGTAAGCAAGTAACCTTCATTGCAAACCTTGCTCCTAGAGCCATGATGGGCATAGAATCACAAGGTATGATTCTCATGGCAGAGGATAAGGACGGCAGCCTTTCTTTACTTCAACCTCATAAGAAGGTATGGAGTGGAGCTCCGGTGAGTTAA
- a CDS encoding ABC transporter ATP-binding protein, protein MQLSISRLSKTYANGVHALDNVNLEIRKGMFGLLGPNGAGKSSLMRTVATLQKPDSGEISFGEIDVLKDPFSLRKVLGYLPQEFGVYPNFSAEDLLDYFAQLKGISQKTDRQKLIQEVLEITNLWEVRKKHVSGYSGGMKQRFGIAQLLLNNPQLIIVDEPTAGLDPAERHRFLNVLREIGANHTVIFSTHIVDDVRELCHEIGILNGGKVLFRGTPSQGEAELQGKIWMRIIEREDVEAFQRDYQVLSANYNPDNTLNIRVFSEHQPHETFVPATPGLEDVYFSALKNSQA, encoded by the coding sequence ATGCAGTTATCTATATCCCGCCTAAGTAAAACCTATGCAAATGGTGTTCATGCATTGGACAATGTAAACCTTGAAATTAGAAAAGGAATGTTTGGGCTTTTGGGTCCAAATGGAGCAGGGAAGTCATCTCTGATGCGGACGGTGGCTACTCTACAGAAACCAGACTCCGGAGAAATTTCTTTCGGCGAAATTGATGTGTTGAAAGATCCATTTTCACTTCGAAAAGTATTAGGCTATCTGCCTCAAGAGTTTGGAGTATATCCTAACTTTTCTGCGGAAGATCTTCTGGACTATTTTGCTCAATTAAAGGGAATAAGTCAAAAAACTGACCGGCAGAAACTTATTCAGGAGGTTTTAGAGATCACAAACCTTTGGGAGGTGAGGAAGAAGCATGTGAGTGGGTATTCCGGAGGAATGAAGCAAAGGTTTGGTATAGCACAGTTGCTACTAAATAATCCTCAATTAATCATAGTAGATGAGCCAACGGCTGGCTTAGATCCGGCTGAACGCCATAGGTTTTTAAATGTTTTAAGAGAGATTGGGGCAAATCATACCGTCATATTTTCTACCCATATTGTAGATGATGTGAGAGAATTATGTCACGAAATAGGCATTTTGAATGGGGGTAAGGTACTGTTTAGAGGTACTCCTTCCCAAGGGGAAGCAGAACTTCAAGGTAAGATTTGGATGCGAATCATAGAAAGAGAAGACGTAGAAGCTTTCCAAAGGGATTATCAGGTCTTATCAGCGAACTATAATCCCGACAATACTTTAAACATCCGCGTATTTTCAGAGCACCAGCCTCATGAGACCTTTGTGCCTGCTACACCGGGATTAGAAGATGTTTATTTCTCAGCTCTCAAAAACTCTCAAGCCTAA
- a CDS encoding ABC transporter permease/M1 family aminopeptidase, which yields MLRTIFTFETKRWLTQPTFYIYFAAFFGIGFLVMGSALGYFDALTVTSTSNTFYNSPLAVNSLINGFSQLLNFIIPTVIGSTVYRDYKYNMHTVLYSYPFTKWDYLVGKFLSGFFITVLVSLAIGLSFIVASVLPFANQDLMGPFRLWAFLQSYLIFVIPNIFFIGAIIFLLVTLTRNVYIGFIFILILLILQLIIGNLTENMDDKFVAALIEPYGEEALSYVSKYWSIDEQNYNNIPLDKSILLNRLIWIGVGFLALVLTYTTFNFSHSPLTFGKKKLGEKVTKNNFQSVFKVKLPEVSFDYSFAHYFKTSLNLAKIEFRSIVRNWIFISIVAVLFLFVIIMGYTLGEDLMGTKTYPVTWKILSTISGQFIFFSEILIFLFSGVLLNQAMSSRMDSLVDSTPIPNWALLLSKFLALVGMCLVLMFTAIVSGMLVQAYYGYYHFELILYFKQLLFFTMINCLILIGMALFVQSLFKNYLLGFMTLIVLLMLPSGLRKLGVELPIFHFNSGTGLSYSDMNGFGSFRTHLIYKAYWLLFSGILYGLTLLFWRRGKFSGAMDRISTAAGRLKLPIAAPLTLLLTAFIGLGYAIYREIAVNKPFYTSKDQELRLVDFEKKYKKYQNTPQPRIVDVRVEMNIFPKERNYDATGFFTLVNKTDKNIDSLIIDYAKNLRNVQWDKPTSLILADSNLRFSIYKLAEPLAPGDTVKAQFLVGNPRNTWFQDESPVLENGTFINNRTLFPSIGYQEDNEIQDNDVRKKYGLKDKERMAFPSDLKARGNTYISNDADWINFEAIVSTSEDQIAIAPGYLQREWGDNGRKFYHYKMDQPIQNFYAFNSARYEVKREKYKGVNLEIYYHKTHDYNIDRMIMSLKDGLDYFSENFGPYQHKQVRILEFPRTGGGFAQSFPNTIPYSEAIGFIAWVDENKPNSVDYPYSITAHELAHQWWAGQVIGANVKGATLLSESMSEYSSLKVLEKKYGKFQMHKFLKDALDNYLLGRAKEWKSENPLMYNENQQYIHYNKGSLVLYAMSDYLGEARFNAVLKDYIQKYRFQEPPYTTSEEFVALLKEATPDSLQYLIKDMFETITLYNNKVDKASVKDLGKGKYQVDIDFQVSKYRTDNKGKRDYSGGIKDGKVQSLPLADYIELGIFGEKEKKGSYEYDKELYLKKYKISKIKNKLSIIVDEKPVEVGVDPYNKLIDIDSNDNRRSL from the coding sequence ATGTTACGTACCATCTTTACTTTTGAGACCAAAAGGTGGTTGACGCAACCTACCTTTTATATTTATTTCGCCGCTTTTTTTGGAATTGGTTTTTTAGTGATGGGATCTGCATTAGGATATTTTGATGCATTGACCGTCACCTCTACTTCTAACACTTTTTATAATTCCCCTTTAGCAGTGAATAGTCTGATCAATGGCTTTTCTCAGCTTTTGAATTTCATCATTCCCACAGTAATAGGTTCTACTGTCTACAGGGACTATAAGTATAATATGCATACGGTCCTCTATTCCTATCCTTTTACTAAATGGGACTATCTGGTCGGGAAATTCTTAAGTGGATTCTTTATTACTGTTTTAGTCTCATTGGCTATCGGGTTATCTTTTATCGTAGCATCAGTCCTGCCGTTTGCGAATCAAGATCTGATGGGTCCTTTTAGATTATGGGCCTTCCTTCAGAGTTATCTCATCTTTGTGATCCCAAATATCTTTTTTATAGGGGCTATCATCTTTCTATTGGTCACTCTGACCAGGAATGTTTATATAGGATTTATTTTCATTCTTATTCTCCTGATTCTTCAGTTGATCATTGGTAATCTTACAGAAAACATGGACGATAAGTTTGTGGCTGCACTGATAGAGCCTTATGGAGAAGAAGCTTTAAGTTATGTTTCAAAGTACTGGTCCATTGATGAGCAGAATTACAATAATATTCCGCTGGATAAATCCATTTTATTGAACCGTTTGATATGGATAGGGGTGGGATTTCTGGCATTAGTACTGACCTATACCACCTTTAATTTTTCTCATTCTCCCTTGACTTTTGGGAAAAAGAAGTTGGGGGAAAAAGTAACTAAGAATAATTTCCAAAGTGTTTTTAAGGTAAAACTGCCTGAAGTAAGTTTTGATTATTCCTTTGCCCACTACTTCAAAACTTCTTTAAATCTTGCCAAGATTGAGTTCCGATCTATAGTAAGAAACTGGATATTCATCTCCATCGTAGCGGTTTTGTTCCTGTTTGTGATCATCATGGGTTATACCCTTGGTGAGGATCTCATGGGTACAAAAACCTATCCCGTAACTTGGAAGATTTTATCTACCATAAGTGGGCAGTTTATCTTCTTTAGTGAAATCCTGATCTTTTTGTTTTCTGGTGTGCTTCTTAATCAGGCCATGTCCTCCAGAATGGATAGCTTAGTGGATTCTACTCCTATACCTAATTGGGCCCTCTTGTTGTCTAAGTTTCTAGCATTAGTAGGCATGTGCCTGGTATTGATGTTTACGGCCATAGTGTCGGGGATGTTAGTACAAGCGTATTACGGCTATTATCATTTCGAACTGATACTCTATTTCAAGCAACTTCTATTCTTTACCATGATCAATTGCTTGATACTTATAGGTATGGCTTTGTTCGTACAGTCCTTATTTAAGAATTATTTGCTGGGCTTTATGACATTAATAGTGTTACTGATGCTGCCTAGTGGGCTTAGAAAATTGGGTGTTGAATTACCTATTTTCCATTTCAACAGTGGGACCGGACTCTCCTATTCAGACATGAACGGATTCGGCTCATTTAGAACTCACTTGATTTATAAGGCTTATTGGTTGCTATTTTCAGGTATACTTTATGGGTTGACCTTGCTGTTTTGGAGAAGAGGTAAGTTTTCTGGTGCGATGGATAGGATATCTACTGCCGCCGGCCGACTAAAACTGCCAATAGCTGCTCCATTAACTTTATTGCTCACTGCATTCATAGGATTGGGCTATGCTATCTACAGAGAGATTGCAGTAAATAAGCCATTTTATACTTCGAAAGATCAAGAGCTGAGGCTGGTAGATTTTGAAAAGAAATATAAGAAATATCAAAATACTCCTCAGCCGCGTATCGTGGACGTACGAGTAGAAATGAATATTTTTCCCAAAGAGCGCAATTATGATGCTACGGGATTCTTCACCTTAGTGAATAAGACGGATAAAAATATAGATTCACTCATCATTGACTACGCCAAGAACTTGAGAAATGTGCAATGGGATAAGCCCACTTCTCTTATTCTTGCTGATTCAAATTTGAGATTTTCCATATACAAGCTTGCTGAACCATTGGCTCCGGGAGATACGGTTAAGGCGCAGTTTTTAGTTGGAAATCCTAGAAACACATGGTTTCAAGATGAATCTCCTGTGTTAGAAAACGGTACCTTTATCAATAATCGTACATTGTTCCCTAGTATTGGTTATCAAGAAGATAATGAGATTCAAGATAATGATGTGCGGAAAAAGTATGGATTAAAAGATAAAGAAAGAATGGCCTTCCCTTCAGATTTGAAGGCAAGAGGAAATACATATATATCAAATGATGCGGACTGGATCAATTTCGAAGCAATAGTCAGTACCTCAGAAGATCAGATTGCTATCGCCCCAGGATATTTGCAAAGAGAATGGGGGGATAACGGAAGAAAGTTCTATCATTATAAAATGGATCAGCCTATTCAGAATTTCTATGCCTTTAATTCAGCCAGATATGAGGTGAAAAGAGAGAAATACAAGGGGGTAAATCTAGAAATATACTACCATAAGACGCATGATTATAATATTGATAGAATGATCATGTCCTTAAAAGACGGTTTGGATTACTTCTCAGAAAACTTTGGCCCCTATCAGCATAAACAAGTTAGAATCTTAGAGTTCCCGCGAACCGGAGGAGGATTTGCACAATCTTTCCCCAATACTATTCCTTATTCAGAGGCAATAGGATTTATAGCTTGGGTAGATGAAAACAAGCCAAATTCCGTGGATTATCCTTATTCCATCACAGCTCATGAATTAGCGCATCAATGGTGGGCCGGACAAGTGATCGGTGCTAATGTAAAAGGGGCTACTCTGCTTTCAGAATCCATGTCTGAATATAGCTCTCTCAAGGTTTTGGAAAAGAAATACGGCAAGTTTCAAATGCATAAATTCCTGAAAGACGCTCTAGATAATTATCTTTTAGGAAGGGCAAAGGAATGGAAAAGCGAAAACCCATTAATGTATAATGAAAACCAGCAATATATACATTACAATAAGGGCTCTTTAGTGCTATATGCTATGAGTGATTATTTAGGGGAGGCTAGATTTAATGCTGTTTTGAAGGATTATATTCAAAAATATAGATTCCAGGAACCTCCATATACTACCTCCGAAGAGTTTGTTGCACTTTTAAAAGAAGCTACTCCGGATAGTTTGCAGTATCTCATAAAAGACATGTTTGAAACCATTACCCTATATAACAATAAGGTAGATAAAGCTTCTGTAAAAGACTTAGGTAAAGGAAAATACCAAGTAGATATAGATTTCCAGGTGTCAAAATATAGAACAGATAATAAAGGGAAGCGCGATTATAGTGGAGGCATTAAGGATGGGAAGGTGCAATCTTTGCCTTTAGCAGATTATATTGAATTAGGGATATTTGGAGAAAAAGAGAAAAAAGGCTCTTATGAATACGATAAGGAATTGTACCTTAAAAAATATAAGATTAGTAAGATCAAGAACAAACTGTCCATCATTGTAGATGAAAAGCCAGTGGAGGTAGGTGTTGATCCTTATAATAAGTTGATAGACATAGATTCTAACGACAATAGACGGAGTTTATAA
- a CDS encoding class I SAM-dependent methyltransferase, whose amino-acid sequence MNYGRVAKYYQVLSRMIFGDHLIHAHALAAENFPKGAKLLVLGGGDGSYLPLLKDYNIIFVDHSEQMIHLAQKHSHGQVEFHLADVFDFHYSYYDGIIVPFLLDNFNDEQCRNLIRLLPPCPIVVCDFPEKTKGLQSLLIKSMYLFFRLTANVAVSKMPSIEEIMTEFSRVKTREITLMNDFIQIKKYEL is encoded by the coding sequence ATGAATTACGGTAGAGTAGCTAAATATTACCAAGTTCTCAGCAGGATGATCTTTGGAGACCATCTTATCCATGCACATGCTTTAGCTGCAGAAAACTTCCCTAAAGGAGCAAAGCTCCTCGTCCTAGGCGGAGGAGATGGAAGCTACTTGCCATTATTGAAGGACTATAACATCATTTTTGTGGATCATTCTGAACAAATGATCCACTTGGCTCAAAAACACAGCCACGGTCAGGTAGAATTTCACCTTGCTGATGTGTTTGATTTCCACTATTCCTATTATGATGGAATAATAGTACCCTTCCTGCTAGATAATTTTAATGATGAGCAGTGTAGAAACCTTATTAGGCTTTTACCCCCTTGTCCCATCGTAGTCTGCGATTTCCCGGAAAAGACAAAAGGACTGCAATCCCTTTTAATAAAAAGCATGTATTTGTTCTTTAGGCTAACCGCAAATGTGGCTGTTAGTAAAATGCCGTCTATCGAAGAAATCATGACAGAGTTTTCCCGGGTAAAAACCCGGGAAATTACCCTCATGAATGATTTTATTCAAATCAAAAAGTATGAATTATAA
- the greA gene encoding transcription elongation factor GreA, with translation MSYQYYTQEGYDNLKNKLNDLKTKGRREVSKALAEAKDKGDLSENAEYDAAKDAQALLETEIAKLEELFAKARILDENTIDTSKVSLMTTVKIKNLKNKATMKYTLVAEEEADLKQGKISINSPFAKGLLGKKVGDKADIQAPGGVVEVEILEITL, from the coding sequence ATGTCATACCAATATTATACACAAGAGGGATATGATAATTTGAAAAACAAACTAAACGACCTTAAAACTAAAGGTAGAAGAGAAGTGTCTAAGGCATTGGCTGAGGCGAAAGATAAAGGCGACCTTTCCGAAAATGCTGAATACGATGCTGCAAAAGATGCACAAGCACTTTTAGAAACGGAAATCGCTAAACTTGAAGAACTTTTCGCCAAAGCAAGAATTCTTGATGAAAATACCATAGACACGTCTAAGGTATCCCTAATGACTACTGTAAAAATTAAGAACTTGAAAAACAAAGCTACTATGAAGTATACCTTAGTAGCAGAGGAGGAAGCTGACCTTAAGCAAGGTAAGATCTCCATCAACTCTCCTTTCGCCAAGGGCCTATTAGGTAAGAAAGTGGGAGATAAAGCAGACATTCAAGCTCCGGGAGGAGTTGTGGAAGTAGAAATCCTTGAAATTACTCTGTAG